The Porites lutea chromosome 11, jaPorLute2.1, whole genome shotgun sequence genome includes a region encoding these proteins:
- the LOC140951640 gene encoding tubulin alpha-1A chain-like: protein MRECISVHVGQAGVQIGNACWELYCLEHGIQPDGQMPSDKTIGGGDDSFNTFFSETGAGKHVPRAVFVDLEPTVVDEVRTGTYRQLFHPEQLITGKEDAANNYARGHYTVGKELIDIVLDRIRKLADQCTGLQGFLIFHSFGGGTGSGFTSLLMERLSVDYGKKSKLEFAIYPAPQVATAVVEPYNSILTTHTTLEHSDCAFMVDNEAIYDICRRNLDIERPTYTNLNRLIGQIVSSITASLRFDGALNVDLTEFQTNLVPYPRIHFPLATYAPVISAEKAYHEQLSVAEITNACFEPSNQMVKCDPRHGKYMACCLLYRGDVVPKDVNAAIATIKTKRTIQFVDWCPTGFKVGINYQPPTVVPGGDLAKVQRAVCMLSNTTAIAEAWARLDHKFDLMYAKRAFVHWYVGEGMEEGEFSEAREDLAALEKDYEEVGVDSVDAEGEEEGEEY from the exons ATG CGTGAGTGTATTTCTGTCCACGTTGGCCAAGCCGGAGTTCAGATTGGAAATGCTTGTTGGGAGTTGTACTGCTTGGAGCATGGAATTCAGCCTGATGGCCAGATGCCGAGCGACAAAACTATCGGCGGTGGTGATGATTCCTTTAACACATTTTTCAGCGAAACTGGAGCGGGAAAACACGTTCCTCGTGCTGTCTTCGTAGACTTGGAACCCACCGTTGTCG aTGAGGTTCGGACTGGCACTTACAGACAGCTGTTTCACCCAGAGCAGTTGATAACTGGCAAAGAAGATGCTGCTAACAACTATGCTCGTGGACACTACACTGTTGGAAAGGAGCTCATTGATATTGTTTTGGACAGGATCAGAAAACTG GCGGACCAATGCACTGGCTTGCAAGGATTCCTTATCTTCCACTCCTTTGGTGGAGGCACGGGTTCTGGCTTTACATCTCTGCTCATGGAGCGTCTGTCTGTTGACTATGGCAAGAAATCCAAATTGGAGTTTGCTATCTACCCAGCACCTCAGGTTGCAACAGCAGTGGTTGAACCTTACAACTCCATTCTGACCACTCACACCACCTTGGAACATTCTGACTGTGCCTTTATGGTGGATAATGAAGCCATTTATGACATCTGTCGTCGTAACTTGGACATAGAAAGGCCAACTTACACCAACCTGAACCGTCTGATTGGTCAGATCGTATCCTCCATTACTGCTTCACTGCGCTTTGATGGTGCACTGAACGTTGACTTGACTGAGTTCCAG ACCAACTTGGTACCATATCCACGTATTCACTTCCCACTGGCCACTTATGCTCCAGTTATCTCTGCTGAAAAAGCCTACCATGAACAGTTGAGTGTTGCTGAAATCACCAATGCCTGTTTTGAGCCATCCAATCAGATGGTGAAATGTGACCCACGTCATGGCAAATACATGGCTTGCTGTCTGCTGTACCGTGGTGATGTGGTACCCAAGGATGTGAATGCAGCTATTGCGACAATCAAGACCAAGAGAACCATTCAGTTTGTAGACTGGTGTCCAACTGGCTTTAAG gttgGCATCAACTACCAGCCTCCCACAGTTGTTCCTGGTGGTGACTTGGCCAAGGTTCAGCGTGCTGTTTGTATGTTGAGTAACACCACAGCTATTGCTGAGGCCTGGGCCCGTCTGGATCACAAGTTTGATCTGATGTATGCCAAGCGTGCTTTTGTCCACTGGTATGTGGGTGAGGGTATGGAGGAAGGAGAGTTCTCTGAGGCTCGTGAAGATTTGGCTGCTCTGGAGAAGGATTACGAGGAAGTGGGTGTGGATTCTGTTGATGCCGAGGGTGAAGAGGAAGGAGAAGAATACTAG
- the LOC140951653 gene encoding tubulin alpha-1A chain-like, with translation MRECISVHVGQAGVQIGNACWELYCLEHGIQPDGQMPSDKTIGGGDDSFNTFFSETGAGKHVPRAVFVDLEPTVIDEVRTGTYRQLFHPEQLVTGKEDAANNYARGHYTVGKELIDIVLDRIRKLADQCTGLQGFLIFHSFGGGTGSGFTSLLMERLSVDYGKKSKLEFAIYPAPQVATAVVEPYNSILTTHTTLEHSDCAFMVDNEAIYDICRRNLDIERPTYTNLNRLIGQIVSSITASLRFDGALNVDLTEFQTNLVPYPRIHFPLATYAPVISAEKAYHEQLSVAEITNACFEPSNQMVKCDPRHGKYMACCLLYRGDVVPKDVNAAIATIKTKRTIQFVDWCPTGFKVGINYQPPTVVPGGDLAKVQRAVCMLSNTTAIAEAWARLDHKFDLMYAKRAFVHWYVGEGMEEGEFSEAREDLAALEKDYEEVGVDSVDAEGEEEGEEY, from the exons ATG CGTGAATGTATTTCAGTCCACGTTGGACAAGCCGGAGTTCAGATTGGAAATGCTTGTTGGGAGTTGTACTGCTTGGAGCATGGCATTCAGCCTGATGGCCAGATGCCAAGCGACAAAACCATCGGCGGTGGTGATGATTCCTTCAACACCTTTTTCAGCGAAACTGGAGCGGGAAAACATGTTCCTCGCGCTGTGTTTGTCGATTTAGAACCCACAGTTATTG ATGAAGTCCGGACTGGCACTTACAGACAGCTTTTTCACCCAGAACAGTTGGTAACCGGCAAAGAAGATGCCGCTAACAACTATGCTCGTGGACACTACACTGTTGGAAAGGAGCTCATTGATATTGTTTTGGACAGGATCAGAAAACTG GCAGACCAATGCACTGGCTTGCAAGGATTCCTTATCTTCCACTCCTTTGGTGGAGGTACTGGTTCTGGCTTTACATCTCTGCTCATGGAGCGTCTGTCTGTTGACTATGGCAAGAAATCCAAATTGGAGTTTGCTATCTACCCCGCACCTCAGGTTGCAACAGCAGTGGTTGAACCTTACAACTCCATTCTGACCACTCACACCACCTTGGAACACTCTGACTGTGCCTTTATGGTGGATAATGAAGCTATTTATGACATCTGTCGTCGTAACTTGGACATAGAAAGACCAACTTACACCAACCTGAACCGTCTGATTGGTCAGATCGTATCCTCCATTACTGCTTCACTGCGCTTTGATGGTGCACTGAATGTTGACTTGACTGAGTTCCAG ACCAACTTGGTTCCATATCCACGTATTCACTTCCCACTGGCCACTTATGCTCCAGTTATCTCTGCTGAAAAAGCCTACCATGAACAGTTGAGTGTTGCTGAAATCACCAATGCCTGTTTTGAGCCATCCAATCAGATGGTGAAATGTGATCCACGTCATGGCAAATACATGGCTTGCTGTCTGCTGTACCGTGGTGATGTGGTACCCAAGGATGTGAATGCAGCTATTGCGACAATCAAGACCAAGAGAACCATTCAGTTTGTAGACTGGTGTCCAACTGGCTTTAAG GTTGGCATCAACTACCAGCCTCCCACAGTTGTTCCTGGTGGTGACTTGGCCAAGGTTCAGCGTGCTGTTTGTATGTTAAGTAACACCACAGCTATTGCTGAGGCCTGGGCCCGTCTGGATCACAAGTTTGATCTGATGTATGCCAAGCGTGCTTTTGTCCACTGGTATGTGGGTGAGGGTATGGAGGAAGGAGAGTTCTCTGAGGCTCGTGAAGATTTGGCTGCTCTGGAGAAGGATTATGAGGAAGTAGGTGTGGATTCTGTTGATGCTGAGGGTGAAGAGGAAGGAGAAGAATACTAG
- the LOC140952066 gene encoding tubulin alpha-1A chain-like, producing the protein MPSDKTIGGGDDSFNTFFSETGAGKHVPRAVFVDLEPTVVDEVRTGTYRQLFHPEQLITGKEDAANNYARGHYTVGKELIDIVLDRIRKLADQCTGLQGFLIFHSFGGGTGSGFTSLLMERLSVDYGKKSKLEFAIYPAPQIATAVVEPYNSILTTHTTLEHSDCAFMVDNEAIYDICRRNLDIERPTYTNLNRLIGQIVSSITASLRFDGALNVDLTEFQTNLVPYPRIHFPLVTYAPVISAEKAYHEQLSVAEITNACFEPANQMVKCDPRHGKYMACCLLYRGDVVPKDVNAAIATIKTKRTIQFVDWCPTGFKVGINYQPPTVVPGGDLAKVQRAVCMLSNTTAIAEAWARLDHKFDLMYAKRAFVHWYVGEGMEEGEFSEAREDLAALEKDYEEVGVDSAGDEGEEEGEEY; encoded by the exons ATGCCGAGCGACAAAACCATCGGCGGAGGAGATGATTCCTTCAACACTTTCTTCAGTGAAACTGGAGCGGGAAAACATGTTCCTCGCGCTGTGTTTGTTGATTTGGAACCCACAGTTGTTG ATGAGGTGCGCACAGGTACCTACAGACAGCTGTTTCACCCAGAACAGTTGATAACCGGCAAAGAAGATGCCGCTAACAACTATGCTCGCGGGCATTACACTGTTGGAAAGGAGCTCATTGATATTGTTTTGGACAGGATCAGAAAACTG GCAGATCAATGCACTGGCTTGCAAGGATTCCTTATCTTCCACTCCTTTGGTGGAGGTACTGGTTCTGGCTTTACATCTCTGCTCATGGAGCGTCTGTCTGTCGACTATGGCAAAAAATCCAAATTGGAGTTTGCTATCTACCCAGCACCTCAGATTGCAACAGCAGTGGTTGAACCTTACAACTCTATTCTGACCACTCATACCACCTTGGAACATTCTGACTGTGCCTTTATGGTGGATAATGAAGCTATTTATGACATCTGTCGTCGTAACTTGGACATAGAAAGGCCAACTTACACCAACCTGAACCGTCTGATTGGTCAGATCGTATCCTCCATTACTGCTTCACTGCGCTTTGATGGTGCACTGAATGTCGACTTGACTGAATTCCAG ACCAACTTGGTTCCATATCCACGTATTCACTTCCCACTGGTCACTTACGCTCCAGTTATCTCTGCTGAAAAAGCCTACCATGAACAGTTGAGTGTTGCTGAAATCACCAATGCCTGTTTTGAGCCAGCCAATCAGATGGTGAAATGTGACCCACGTCACGGTAAATACATGGCTTGCTGTCTGCTGTACCGTGGTGATGTGGTACCCAAGGATGTGAATGCAGCTATTGCGACAATCAAGACCAAGAGAACCATTCAGTTTGTAGACTGGTGTCCAACTGGCTTCAAG GTTGGCATCAACTACCAGCCTCCCACAGTTGTTCCTGGCGGTGACTTGGCCAAGGTTCAGCGTGCTGTTTGTATGTTGAGTAACACCACAGCTATTGCTGAGGCCTGGGCCCGTCTGGATCACAAGTTTGATCTGATGTATGCCAAGCGTGCTTTTGTCCATTGGTATGTGGGTGAGGGTATGGAGGAAGGAGAGTTCTCTGAGGCTCGTGAAGATTTGGCTGCTCTGGAGAAGGATTACGAGGAAGTGGGTGTGGATTCTGCTGGCGATGAGGGTGAAGAGGAAGGAGAAGAATACTAG